One window from the genome of Jiangella alba encodes:
- a CDS encoding NUDIX hydrolase, translated as MTLFPRLRVSAYVICADGDGRLLLSRWIGYEDGPQWSLAGGGLDPVEDPRQGALREVFEETGYVVELDALLGVDTEHFVSHRHVPGGYDGVDVHAVRIVYRGHVVGGELTHEVGGTSDLAAWLTREELAAEPAVSLVKAGLTLYDDGDGVPVAPHEPRPALPGGVRVEQRVAAYGTGPDGDTAGALLVHGADPADAVRAEFRTQHGRDVTVGRPRDASSSVEPLGDDAVRWTVRLDYDVS; from the coding sequence GTGACCCTCTTCCCGCGCCTGCGCGTCTCCGCCTACGTCATCTGCGCGGACGGCGACGGCCGGCTGCTGCTGTCGCGCTGGATCGGCTACGAGGACGGCCCGCAGTGGTCGCTGGCCGGTGGCGGCCTGGACCCGGTCGAGGACCCGCGGCAGGGCGCCCTGCGCGAGGTGTTCGAGGAGACCGGCTACGTGGTCGAGCTGGACGCCCTGCTCGGCGTCGACACCGAGCACTTCGTCAGCCACCGGCACGTGCCCGGCGGATACGACGGGGTCGACGTGCACGCGGTGCGCATCGTCTACCGCGGCCACGTCGTCGGCGGCGAGCTGACGCACGAGGTCGGCGGCACCAGCGACCTCGCCGCCTGGCTGACGCGCGAGGAGCTGGCGGCCGAGCCCGCGGTCTCGCTGGTGAAGGCGGGCCTGACGCTGTACGACGACGGCGACGGCGTCCCGGTCGCGCCGCACGAACCCCGTCCGGCCCTGCCCGGCGGGGTGCGCGTCGAGCAGCGGGTCGCGGCCTACGGGACCGGGCCGGACGGCGACACCGCCGGCGCGCTGCTCGTCCACGGCGCCGACCCCGCCGACGCGGTCCGGGCCGAGTTCCGCACCCAGCACGGCCGCGACGTGACGGTCGGCCGGCCGCGCGACGCGTCCAGCAGCGTCGAGCCCCTCGGCGACGACGCCGTCCGCTGGACCGTCCGCCTCGACTACGACGTCAGCTGA
- a CDS encoding phosphatidylinositol-specific phospholipase C/glycerophosphodiester phosphodiesterase family protein, translated as MSERSRFRRIIRALVAIPLAAALGLAVTAAANAVDGPHDAAHAHNDYEHERPLLDALDHGFTSVEADVWLVDGELLVAHDAWEVQPGRTLQSLYLDPLRDLVHANGGSVYPGWDGSLQLLIDIKNTGEATYAEVDAVLRRYQDFLTRYVGGRVQPGAVTAVISGDRPKATMQAQRLRFAGYDGRLGDLASGLPAGFMPLVSDNWGNHFTWRGVGPIPEAERAALRQIVTTAHAAGYRVRFWATPDTPGPARDAIWAELLAAGVDHLNTDDLAGLDDFLSAR; from the coding sequence ATGAGCGAACGGTCCCGTTTCCGCCGCATCATCCGCGCCCTCGTGGCGATCCCGCTGGCAGCCGCCCTCGGGCTCGCCGTCACGGCCGCCGCCAACGCCGTCGACGGCCCGCACGACGCCGCACACGCCCACAACGACTACGAGCACGAGCGCCCGCTCCTCGACGCGCTCGACCACGGGTTCACCAGCGTCGAGGCCGACGTCTGGCTCGTCGACGGCGAACTGCTGGTCGCACACGACGCCTGGGAGGTGCAGCCCGGGCGGACCCTGCAGTCGCTGTACCTCGACCCGCTGCGCGACCTCGTCCACGCCAACGGCGGCTCGGTGTACCCGGGCTGGGACGGCTCGCTGCAGCTGCTCATCGACATCAAGAACACGGGGGAGGCGACGTACGCCGAGGTCGACGCCGTGCTGCGTCGCTACCAGGACTTCCTGACCCGCTACGTCGGCGGCCGGGTGCAGCCGGGCGCCGTCACCGCCGTCATCAGCGGCGACCGGCCGAAGGCGACGATGCAGGCGCAGCGGCTGCGCTTCGCCGGGTACGACGGCCGCCTCGGCGATCTCGCCAGCGGCCTGCCGGCCGGGTTCATGCCGCTGGTCAGCGACAACTGGGGCAACCACTTCACGTGGCGCGGCGTCGGCCCGATCCCGGAGGCGGAGCGGGCCGCGCTGCGGCAGATCGTCACGACGGCGCACGCCGCCGGCTACCGCGTCCGCTTCTGGGCGACGCCGGACACCCCCGGGCCGGCCCGCGACGCGATCTGGGCCGAGCTGCTCGCCGCCGGCGTCGATCACCTCAACACCGACGACCTCGCCGGCCTGGACGACTTCCTGTCCGCCCGCTAG
- the orn gene encoding oligoribonuclease yields the protein MVWIDCEMTGLDLERDALIEVAVLVTDAELNVLGDGVDVVIRPPDAALEQMNDVVRQMHTTSGLLTELAGGVTMDDANALVMQYIKAHVPEPSKAQLAGNTVHMDRLFLARDLPEVEGWLHYRNIDVSSIKELVRRWYPRVYFASPAKTGNHRALGDIKDSIDELRYYRRTVFVPMPGPDSVSSRAAAVSVMKEARDEPARD from the coding sequence ATGGTGTGGATCGACTGCGAGATGACCGGCCTCGACCTCGAGCGAGACGCGCTCATCGAGGTGGCCGTGCTCGTGACCGATGCCGAGCTGAACGTCCTCGGCGACGGCGTCGACGTGGTCATCCGCCCACCCGACGCCGCGCTGGAACAGATGAACGACGTCGTGCGCCAGATGCACACCACCAGCGGCCTGCTCACCGAGCTCGCCGGCGGCGTCACCATGGACGACGCCAACGCCCTGGTCATGCAGTACATCAAGGCGCACGTGCCGGAGCCGTCGAAGGCCCAGCTGGCCGGCAACACCGTCCACATGGACCGCCTGTTCCTCGCGCGCGACCTCCCCGAGGTCGAGGGCTGGCTGCACTACCGCAACATCGACGTGTCGTCGATCAAGGAGCTGGTGCGCCGCTGGTATCCGCGGGTGTACTTCGCCAGCCCGGCCAAGACCGGCAACCACCGCGCGCTCGGCGACATCAAGGACTCCATCGACGAACTGCGCTACTACCGGCGCACGGTGTTCGTCCCGATGCCCGGCCCCGACAGCGTCAGTTCGCGTGCCGCCGCGGTCTCCGTCATGAAGGAAGCGCGCGACGAACCGGCCCGCGACTAG
- a CDS encoding YbaK/EbsC family protein, giving the protein MGRLAAEPALSRPDLLGGPVKSALEGSPAAPSVYVAPIDPSLADTAEFCAAYAVALDESANCVVVAGKREGVSYVAACMVLATTRADVNGVVRKLLGVRKASFLPMDAAVESTGMEYGGITPIGLPADWPILVDPAVAALPFAVVGSGVRGSKLALPGPVLAAWPGAQVVDGLGRPVRQG; this is encoded by the coding sequence ATCGGCCGGCTCGCGGCGGAGCCGGCGCTGTCTCGTCCCGACCTCCTCGGCGGGCCGGTGAAGTCCGCCCTCGAGGGCTCGCCCGCCGCGCCGTCCGTCTACGTCGCGCCCATCGACCCGTCGCTGGCCGACACCGCCGAGTTCTGCGCCGCCTACGCCGTCGCCCTCGACGAGTCCGCCAACTGCGTCGTCGTCGCCGGCAAGCGCGAGGGCGTCTCGTACGTCGCGGCCTGCATGGTGCTCGCGACCACGCGGGCCGACGTCAACGGGGTGGTGCGCAAGCTCCTCGGCGTCCGCAAGGCGTCGTTCCTGCCGATGGACGCCGCCGTCGAGTCCACCGGCATGGAGTACGGCGGCATCACCCCCATCGGCCTACCCGCCGACTGGCCGATCCTGGTCGACCCGGCCGTCGCCGCGCTACCCTTCGCGGTGGTCGGCAGCGGGGTGCGCGGCTCCAAACTGGCGCTCCCCGGCCCGGTGCTGGCGGCATGGCCGGGCGCCCAAGTGGTCGACGGCCTCGGCCGGCCCGTGCGGCAGGGCTGA
- a CDS encoding class I SAM-dependent methyltransferase gives MSERPPAHIARLIPRLELTGTERILELGAAPGVAVAEIGPLLSGDGHVTALDRSATGVRRIRERNQALVDAGRVTVVEQDLTTLSATPPQRFDLIFASNVNVFWTHPRKANVDALAALLAPGGRLRLFYGYGPDDGAGSGRDTGSLVAATLRACAALTAVTIDGGSATLQVSAEKAD, from the coding sequence ATGAGCGAACGGCCACCCGCCCACATCGCCCGGCTGATCCCGCGGCTCGAACTGACCGGGACCGAGCGCATCCTCGAGCTGGGCGCCGCCCCGGGCGTCGCGGTCGCCGAGATCGGCCCGCTGCTCAGCGGCGACGGGCACGTGACGGCGCTGGACCGGTCCGCCACCGGCGTGCGGCGGATCCGCGAGCGCAATCAGGCCCTCGTCGACGCCGGCCGGGTCACGGTCGTGGAGCAGGACCTGACGACGCTGAGCGCGACCCCGCCGCAACGGTTCGACCTGATCTTCGCGTCGAACGTCAACGTGTTCTGGACGCACCCGCGCAAGGCCAACGTCGACGCGCTCGCGGCACTGCTGGCGCCGGGCGGGCGGCTGCGGCTGTTCTACGGCTACGGGCCGGACGACGGCGCGGGCAGCGGGCGCGACACGGGGTCGCTGGTCGCCGCGACGCTGCGCGCCTGCGCCGCGCTGACCGCCGTCACCATCGACGGCGGCAGCGCGACGTTGCAGGTCAGCGCCGAGAAGGCGGACTAG
- a CDS encoding SDR family oxidoreductase: MKVLVVGGSGFLGGELVRQARAAGHDVVATYLTRPGGDDGVEWRALDVRRREDAGALVAAVGPDVVVNAAYRQSDWAITADGAAHVALAAAAYAVRLVHVSSDAVFSGAAVHYDETAVPDPVNPYGAAKAAAETAVRAIAPHGVVVRTSLIIGDGGSPQEAFVHDLAAGRRDGVLFTDDIRCPVHVADLAAALLELAVSTRTATHHVAGPDAVSRYDLGQLIARRDGLDGAALPAGARAASGPPGPLDVRLDSRATQAVLRTRLRGAREFLTA, encoded by the coding sequence GTGAAGGTCCTCGTCGTCGGCGGCAGCGGCTTCCTGGGCGGTGAGCTCGTCCGCCAGGCTCGCGCGGCCGGCCACGACGTCGTCGCGACGTATCTGACGCGGCCGGGCGGTGACGACGGTGTGGAATGGCGGGCGCTGGACGTCCGCCGCCGGGAGGATGCCGGCGCGCTGGTCGCCGCCGTCGGCCCGGATGTCGTGGTCAACGCCGCGTACCGCCAGTCCGACTGGGCGATCACCGCCGACGGTGCCGCCCACGTGGCGCTGGCCGCCGCCGCGTACGCCGTCCGTCTCGTCCACGTCTCCAGCGACGCGGTCTTCTCCGGCGCCGCCGTCCACTACGACGAGACTGCCGTCCCGGACCCCGTCAACCCGTACGGCGCGGCGAAGGCGGCGGCCGAGACGGCGGTCAGGGCGATCGCGCCGCACGGGGTCGTCGTCCGGACCTCCCTGATCATCGGCGACGGCGGCTCGCCCCAGGAGGCGTTCGTCCACGACCTCGCCGCCGGCCGCCGCGACGGCGTCCTCTTCACCGACGACATCCGCTGCCCCGTCCATGTCGCCGACCTCGCGGCCGCCCTGCTGGAGCTGGCCGTGTCCACCCGCACCGCCACCCACCACGTCGCCGGCCCCGACGCCGTCAGCCGGTACGACCTCGGGCAGCTCATCGCCCGCCGCGACGGCCTCGACGGCGCCGCGCTGCCGGCCGGCGCCCGGGCCGCGTCCGGCCCACCCGGACCCCTCGACGTCCGCCTCGACAGCCGCGCGACGCAGGCGGTGCTCCGGACCCGCCTCCGAGGCGCGCGGGAGTTCCTGACGGCCTGA
- a CDS encoding FxLYD domain-containing protein, which yields MSFQPLPPAPPPPPPPPAARRRRWVWPVVAVFALLAGGGAGVAVGMSLDDDDSAPAAQESPAPQETGDGEGGDSDELERLRDRLEEVEKQRDDLKRRLDEARAELDSGATEPPADESLESEPTPFEGEFTDGVFTFTDVQVLRDFAGDFEVRATVTNTGDDTVEYVDWTATVLNGGETVSTLTTSATELAAGDSVDAQFIGFDDYGDWDSVEFAVDSDTNRT from the coding sequence ATGAGCTTCCAGCCCCTGCCGCCGGCCCCGCCGCCGCCTCCGCCCCCACCGGCCGCCCGCCGCCGCCGGTGGGTGTGGCCGGTCGTGGCCGTGTTCGCCCTGCTGGCGGGCGGCGGCGCCGGGGTCGCCGTCGGCATGAGCCTCGACGACGACGATTCCGCGCCCGCCGCGCAGGAATCGCCGGCCCCGCAGGAGACCGGCGACGGCGAGGGCGGCGACAGCGACGAGCTCGAGCGGCTGCGCGACCGCCTCGAAGAGGTCGAGAAGCAGCGCGACGACCTCAAGCGCCGCCTCGACGAAGCCCGCGCCGAGCTCGACTCCGGCGCGACCGAGCCGCCGGCCGACGAGTCGCTCGAGTCCGAGCCCACTCCGTTCGAGGGCGAGTTCACCGACGGCGTCTTCACCTTCACCGACGTGCAGGTGCTGCGCGACTTCGCCGGCGACTTCGAGGTCCGGGCCACGGTGACGAACACCGGCGACGACACCGTCGAGTACGTCGACTGGACGGCCACCGTCCTCAACGGCGGCGAGACCGTCTCCACCCTGACGACGTCGGCCACCGAGTTGGCCGCCGGCGACTCCGTCGACGCCCAGTTCATCGGCTTCGACGACTACGGCGACTGGGACTCCGTCGAGTTCGCCGTCGACTCCGACACCAACCGCACCTAG
- a CDS encoding sialidase family protein, protein MRTVPVMLAGVVALGLLSTPASGADVAAGPTWSPGTPDVVIAQATQGKKLHFPNAERLADGSVVAVAREGAGHTGQDGRLLMLSSDDGGQTWSEPEVVYDSQYDDRDPMITQLSSGRLLLSWFQIDYSVRPAEPMGTRVAHSDDGGATWSEPVVVDSMLSGESDIVDTYELGWNGSHGQVKELPGGDLIIPLYGTVPDDKWQKATVVRSTDGGETWSAATESLVASATGTHYQEPVLTVLPGGLVHALLRIGTAASTMGAVHSQESWSRDGGRTWSAPAEIDLVTSSAHTEVLRDGSVFLAYGDLSGHFTDRRGTVGAVIRSPRSPWNGAARELVWDSGTGDQANPAVVEVRPGRVLVIGFDSAASRLVGTFVSVPEIRPDRPDPRRVDLAALVSSGEASVTTDMTHVQAGRPGVGVLGAIDGVVGYWDAAWAPKAAPASYTVEFDRARRLSSVGVALKPGYASGAVVSVRSGGAWRDVGTLDSVVRWGDDLTWFGAPGLADAVRVTVTSSNGWAVLAELGVRGPVGG, encoded by the coding sequence ATGCGAACCGTTCCCGTCATGCTGGCCGGCGTCGTCGCGCTCGGCCTGCTGAGCACCCCCGCGAGCGGCGCGGACGTCGCCGCCGGGCCGACCTGGTCGCCCGGCACCCCCGACGTCGTCATCGCGCAGGCCACGCAGGGCAAGAAACTGCACTTCCCGAACGCCGAGCGGCTGGCCGACGGGTCGGTCGTCGCGGTCGCCCGCGAAGGCGCCGGCCATACCGGCCAGGACGGCCGGCTGCTGATGCTGTCCAGCGACGACGGCGGCCAGACCTGGTCCGAGCCCGAGGTCGTCTACGACAGCCAGTACGACGACCGCGACCCGATGATCACGCAGCTGTCCTCCGGCCGGCTGCTGCTCAGCTGGTTCCAGATCGACTACTCCGTGCGGCCCGCGGAGCCGATGGGCACCCGCGTCGCGCACAGCGACGACGGCGGCGCGACGTGGTCGGAGCCGGTCGTCGTGGACTCGATGCTCAGCGGCGAGTCGGACATCGTCGACACCTACGAGCTGGGCTGGAACGGCAGCCACGGCCAGGTCAAGGAGCTGCCCGGCGGCGACCTCATCATCCCGCTGTACGGCACCGTCCCCGACGACAAGTGGCAGAAGGCGACCGTCGTCCGCAGCACCGACGGCGGCGAGACGTGGTCGGCGGCGACGGAGTCGCTGGTCGCGTCGGCGACCGGCACGCACTACCAGGAGCCGGTGCTGACGGTGCTGCCCGGCGGCCTCGTGCACGCGCTGCTGCGCATCGGCACGGCCGCGTCGACGATGGGCGCGGTGCACTCGCAGGAGTCGTGGTCGCGTGACGGCGGGCGGACGTGGTCGGCGCCCGCGGAGATCGACCTCGTGACCTCGTCGGCGCACACCGAGGTGCTGCGCGACGGCTCGGTGTTCCTGGCCTACGGCGACCTGTCCGGGCACTTCACCGACCGGCGGGGCACGGTGGGCGCGGTGATCCGGTCGCCGCGGTCGCCGTGGAACGGCGCCGCGCGCGAGCTCGTCTGGGACTCCGGGACCGGCGACCAGGCCAACCCCGCCGTCGTCGAGGTGCGGCCCGGCCGCGTGCTCGTCATCGGGTTCGACTCGGCCGCCAGCCGGCTCGTCGGCACGTTCGTCTCCGTGCCCGAGATCCGGCCGGACCGCCCCGACCCGCGCCGCGTCGACCTCGCCGCGCTGGTGTCGTCCGGCGAGGCGAGCGTGACGACCGACATGACGCACGTGCAGGCGGGCCGGCCGGGCGTGGGCGTGCTGGGCGCGATCGACGGCGTGGTCGGGTACTGGGACGCCGCGTGGGCGCCGAAGGCCGCGCCGGCGTCGTACACCGTCGAGTTCGACCGGGCCCGCCGGTTGTCGTCGGTCGGGGTGGCGCTGAAGCCCGGCTACGCGTCGGGCGCGGTGGTGTCGGTGCGGTCGGGCGGCGCCTGGCGCGACGTCGGCACGCTCGACTCCGTCGTCCGCTGGGGCGACGACCTCACCTGGTTCGGCGCCCCCGGCCTGGCCGACGCCGTGCGCGTCACCGTCACGTCGTCGAACGGCTGGGCTGTGCTCGCCGAGTTGGGCGTCCGCGGCCCCGTCGGCGGCTGA
- the aztD gene encoding zinc metallochaperone AztD yields MTTPRIATTATLAVAALLLTACGDDGSSARSQSTSTPREDGAQEVQEAASRLVATYDGGLMVIDGETLEVAGTVELDGFTRVNPAGDDRHVMVSAGDAFRVLDAGAWSSAHGDHEHHYVGDPAFTGVEFESDHPGHVVRHAGTTVLFSDGSGRIELFRADELADGAPQTEVVQADQPHHGVAVQLANDELLVTLGDETTRTGAKVVDADRAEIARNEDCPGVHGEAVADDETIVVGCENGVLVYRDGAFTKIPSPDPYGRIGNQAGSDESAVVLGDYKTDPDAELERPERVSLIDTATNTLRLVDLGVSYTFRSLARGPQGEALVLGTDGAIHVIDPVTAAITGTIPVIGAWTEPDDWQQPRPALHVDGDTAYVTDPASSKLHAVDLAAGSVVASATLPQVPNELTGAKE; encoded by the coding sequence ATGACCACACCACGCATCGCCACCACGGCCACGCTCGCCGTCGCCGCCCTGCTCCTCACCGCCTGCGGCGACGACGGCTCGTCCGCCCGCAGCCAGAGCACGTCGACCCCGCGGGAGGACGGGGCACAGGAGGTCCAGGAGGCCGCGTCCCGGCTGGTCGCGACGTACGACGGCGGCCTGATGGTCATCGACGGCGAGACGCTGGAGGTGGCCGGGACGGTCGAGCTGGACGGCTTCACCCGCGTCAACCCGGCGGGCGACGACCGGCACGTCATGGTCTCCGCGGGCGACGCGTTCCGGGTGCTCGACGCCGGGGCGTGGAGCAGCGCGCACGGCGACCACGAGCACCACTACGTCGGCGACCCCGCGTTCACCGGCGTCGAGTTCGAGTCCGACCACCCCGGCCACGTCGTCCGGCACGCGGGCACGACGGTGCTGTTCAGCGACGGCTCCGGCCGCATCGAGCTGTTCCGGGCCGACGAGCTGGCCGACGGCGCGCCGCAGACCGAGGTCGTCCAGGCCGACCAGCCGCACCACGGCGTCGCCGTCCAGCTGGCGAACGACGAGCTGCTGGTCACGCTGGGCGACGAGACGACGCGCACCGGCGCGAAGGTCGTCGACGCCGACCGCGCCGAGATCGCCCGCAACGAGGACTGCCCCGGGGTGCACGGCGAGGCGGTCGCCGACGACGAGACCATCGTCGTCGGGTGCGAGAACGGCGTCCTCGTCTACCGCGACGGCGCGTTCACGAAGATCCCCAGCCCCGACCCGTACGGCCGCATCGGCAACCAGGCCGGCTCGGACGAGTCCGCCGTCGTCCTCGGCGACTACAAGACCGACCCCGACGCCGAGTTGGAGCGGCCCGAGCGGGTCTCGCTGATCGACACCGCCACGAACACGCTGCGGCTGGTCGACCTCGGCGTCAGCTACACGTTCCGCTCGCTCGCCCGCGGCCCGCAGGGCGAGGCGCTGGTGCTCGGCACCGACGGCGCGATCCACGTCATCGACCCGGTGACGGCAGCGATCACCGGCACCATCCCGGTGATCGGCGCCTGGACCGAGCCGGACGACTGGCAGCAGCCGCGGCCGGCCCTGCACGTCGACGGTGACACCGCGTACGTCACGGACCCCGCGTCGAGCAAGCTGCACGCCGTCGATCTGGCCGCCGGATCGGTCGTCGCGTCGGCCACGTTGCCGCAGGTCCCCAACGAATTGACCGGCGCGAAGGAGTAA